Within uncultured Methanoregula sp., the genomic segment GGCCTCGGCAGCCCGGGAAATACCGGTTCTCTCCGCACCGCAATTCCCGCAGAACTTTTCATCCGGCTGGAGAGGATTGCTGCAGGACCGGCAGAGCAGGGGTTCACCGGGAAGGATGACCGGAACCGGCGGCGATTCAGGTTCTTCCAGCTGCGAAGCTCCGCATTGCCGGCAGAATTTTGCAGCAGACGACACCTGTTTCCCGCATTCAGGACAGTAGGGCATGATGGATCACGTACAAGAAATGGTATTGCCGGCATTAATGAGCCTTGCCAAAAGAGATGAAAAAAGGGAATAACCGGATACGGTCCCTTAACCTGACCAGTATTCAGCACATCCCGCGGCTGATCATCCGGCCGGGTTCACTCAACGGGAGTCTTTGCCCGCTTGACCCGTTCCTTGGTGGAGAAGCCGGTTATTGCATCCAGGAATTTCCTGAAACGCTTGTTGGTGTCGATGATCACTTCATCAGTCACACTCATGTCGGATTCCGTATCGATAATTACGGACTTGGCACCGGCACCGAACGAGACGTCAAGCCGCTTGAGCGCACCGAATTTGATCCGGTAACCATTGGCTGTTTTCTCCGATTCCACGCCAAAACACGCCTTAAGTTCTGTTGCAGCCCGGGTTTCAAGGTCTTTTGTCAGCCCGCGTTTGATAGGATATTCTTGCATACTACTTTTTTAGGTAGAGGGTATATGTTAATTTAATGACGGCAGACTTCTCAAACGATCTCAAGATCTTCTCAAAACCGCTTCCGGCAACCGGGTCGGCGGTTCTTATGGGTTTTCCCGGCAGCGGCCTGGTGGGAACCATTGCACTCCAGTACATGGTAGACCAGATGGAGTTTGATCTGATCGGGTCGATGACGTCGAAATTTTTCCCCCCCCTTGCGATGATGAACAAGGGGCTCATCAACGATCCGGTCCGTGTCTACGCGAAGAATAATGATAAATTCAATATCACCGCCATTGTTGCCGATATCCCTATTGCCCCGATGATCTGTTACGAGATCTCAAACGCCCTCCTGGAATGGGTGGCGCAGTACCAGCCAAAGGAAGTCTTAACCATTGCCGGCATCATCACCAATGAACCGGAGAAGCGGGTCTTTGGGGTAGCCACAACACCCGAAGCCCTTGCACGGATCGACCAGCACACGATGGTCCTTCCCATCGGGAGTATCTCGGGGATTGCGTCAAGCATCCTGACCGAGTGCAAGGTCCGGAACATCCCGGCCCTGGGACTCCTCGGCGAGACCGTCAATGCGCCGGACCCGCGGGCTTCAGCAGCCACGATCGAGGTACTCAACAAGATGTATAACCTTGCTCTCGACGTCCAGCCCCTGATCGAGCAGGCTGTCGAGATCGAACAGAGCATGGGAAAACTGGCCGAGGAAGTCCAGCAGTCGGCCGATACGGCGCCGAAAAAAGATCTGCCAATGTACGGGTGACCTGAAATGAAGTGTGCAGCGTTGACCAGTATCTCGCCGGAAGTGATCAAGGATCTCAAATCCGGCAGGCCGAGGACCATTGAGCTCCAGAGCACGAATAATATCGTGACCATTGCCGAAGTTGAGCCGGGCCCGGAAACCCATATCTTCATGACCTCCGTGGACACGGAGGACCTCTCGCCGGGTGATGCGGGGATCTGCGTCTATGTCCTTGCCACCAGTATCACTATGAAACGGATCGTGGAATTTTCCCAGGGATCGTATTACGAGGAGCGTGAGCGGATGTCTGCCCGGGTCCAGGTGAAGTTCTGTGCCACGTCGGTTGTCAAGGAAGTCTACAACGAGGGGCTCTGCAAACCTACTGCCGTGGAAGTGCTCAAGTCCTCGTGTTACCACGCCGGATAACATTCTTTTTTATTGCCTGCGCAATGCGGCAACACCCATACCGATTCCGCCCAGGATAACGGTCAGGTCAACAGGCGAGGCCTTCGGCGTGTCCGTGGGCCAGGGGGTTGGAATTTTGACGGTTGTCGCCTTGTGAGCAATAGTCTGGAGAGTTGTTACCGGGGTGGTGATCGTGGGCACGGTTGTCTCGGGCACCGTTGTTGCCGTTGTTGTGACAAGCGACGTGAGTACCTGGTACACCGTTGTCTGGTTTCCAGCGGTGACGGCAATACTGTCCGACCAGTCGGCATACCCGGACATCTGGAGAAGAATCGTATAGTTCCCGGGGGTAAGGCTGGAGATGGTAATAGG encodes:
- a CDS encoding DUF5611 family protein, with protein sequence MQEYPIKRGLTKDLETRAATELKACFGVESEKTANGYRIKFGALKRLDVSFGAGAKSVIIDTESDMSVTDEVIIDTNKRFRKFLDAITGFSTKERVKRAKTPVE
- a CDS encoding proteasome assembly chaperone family protein, with the protein product MTADFSNDLKIFSKPLPATGSAVLMGFPGSGLVGTIALQYMVDQMEFDLIGSMTSKFFPPLAMMNKGLINDPVRVYAKNNDKFNITAIVADIPIAPMICYEISNALLEWVAQYQPKEVLTIAGIITNEPEKRVFGVATTPEALARIDQHTMVLPIGSISGIASSILTECKVRNIPALGLLGETVNAPDPRASAATIEVLNKMYNLALDVQPLIEQAVEIEQSMGKLAEEVQQSADTAPKKDLPMYG
- a CDS encoding DUF473 domain-containing protein gives rise to the protein MKCAALTSISPEVIKDLKSGRPRTIELQSTNNIVTIAEVEPGPETHIFMTSVDTEDLSPGDAGICVYVLATSITMKRIVEFSQGSYYEERERMSARVQVKFCATSVVKEVYNEGLCKPTAVEVLKSSCYHAG